CACACGGCACGCTCCGCGTGGATCTTAGAAAATTATCTTCCGCTTCACTCTGCGACTCGTTTTGGATTGGTGACCAGTGACCGCTACCACTCGTTTTCCCGTTGCCACAACTGACCACAACACTGTCCGAACGCACTGTGCACTGTtggtccggtccggtccggtcgtCGCCAAGCTTGCTAGTGATGTGGTCGCACACACGCCTTGCTGACATTTTCGCCGATTTTGTGTACTGCACGTGAAGGAGCAGGAGCTCGCTTGCACAATTTTGCATTGCCTATGCCTTGTCACGTCACGCTGAAAAGTGAAGCAAACTCAggtcttgatttgcttgtgatAGAAAGTATCGCAAACTTTGATCCATAAtcaggagtactaaataaaattaatttataaaactaacttcacGATACTGCAGTGcttcacgagatgaatctaacgaggTCATTGACTGCACGATTAGAGATTAGTTACTTTAGCATTACTATAgccaattatcgattaattaccgtcattagattcgtcgcgaacaGATACTCTCATCCgtaaaaaatttttgcaaataaactttatttagtaaatCATGCATGGAAGATTCTTTTTTGTGATAGGTGTGATAGGAgtgatccaaacagggcctcagtGAATAGATGAATGGGCAGGGTGATGTTtgctctgttctgctggcaaATATCAAagatatttttctctcacaccaaactaGTATTAGCCACCAGCTAGTcagcagtatttttttttcttacagTGAATCAGCATCGGGCAGCAGAACAGAGTTATCTGCATCGCGCATGAGCTCACACATGAAACGACAGCAACTTGCTGGGTGTTACTAGTCCTGGGCAAGAAAAACCGAGAACCGAGGACTGACCCGAAAAAACCGAGAACCGaagccgaaccgaaccgaaactGAGAATTTCGATTCCATTTCGGTTCCTGATTCTCAAGAACCGAAGTTCTCGGTTCGGTTCCCAAGCCGGTTAACCGAAAAAAGAACCAAACTAATACATTGCAGCTCATTAAGTGTATGACCAATAGAAGACCGACCCATGTAAGCCAACCCTAGCAGTCACCCCGTCACCCACGCACCTTCCTCCCCCTCCCAGAGTCCAAGCGCCCCGACGCCCCCTCCCCATTCCCCCATCGCGCCGCCTGCGCCCTGCCCCTATCCACCCCGCTGCCCCTGGCCCCCTGCCCCCTCCGCCCCTCGGGCTCTCGGCAGCTCGCCAGCTCTCACCGCCGGCCAGCGCACGACTGCTCGCCGCTGTCCAGCTCCCGGCGCGCGCGAGGCCGCAGAGGCActagcaaggcggcggcggcagagcatggCTGCGGAGGCAGCATGATGGCGGCGACGCGCGGCCCCAGTCCTAGCTCCCATCTCTCCCCGGCGGCACAGCgctccctcctccccggcgcTCGAGATCCAGACATGGCGAGGGGCAGCGGTGGCAgcgtgtgcgcggcggcggccccccgccggcggccgccccggCAAGGGCGCGGATCCGCGCGTGCGTGGCTGCGGCGGCCACCCCAGGCCCCAGCAGGCGCCGTGGCTTGCCGGCGCCAcgagcccgcggcggccggcagctcCCTCCGCCCATTTTTTTTTATTCTGTGAGcattcggttctttcggttagaaccggaaccgaaccgaaacAATCGAAACCGAAATTTGTCGGTTCCTATATCTAaaaagaaccgatcggttcctatTTTGTTGGAACCGAATTTTCCAAAAAACCgaggaaccgaaccgatcggttcggttagaaccgaacGCCCAGCCCGAGGTGTTACTCGGATCACGCGTGTGAGACCTCCGAGTAGACTTGTCACAGCAGCCCATTCTTTTCACGATTCCATGTTTTGGGTCTTAAATCgcccaacaaacacacccactCGTATTTTGTTGCCGGAACACATTTTTCTTTGctaaaacaattattttttttgtggCGCAGCTATTTTTCAATTGttccagtaaaaaaaaaagttatacatgtaatttctaacattttgcCTGCTCGCTCGCCTAGATGAATAATGTCTTGCACTATATTGCTCCTTAACAGGCGTTTATCCTCTATTCACCAAATCCTTGATCATAATGCAATCGACGTGTGTAAGTGCGTTTCGTGTTTtggaaaaaaaggggaaaaaatccGATTCTCTTATTGAAGAAACTCGCCTCCTGCTTGCCGttgttttttatttaaaaaaaaacacttcaTTCTGTGCAGAGCCTGGGCCGAAGTCGGAAAGCCCATCAGGCCCAAGCGACGGGCCCAGCCCGATCCACCGCACCGTCAGTTCcaagcccggcccggcccgggcaGTGAAGCGCAGTGGGCCCCAACGCACCTCGCCGAGCCCAGAATTCGAACGGTCAGAGCGCCGGAGGGGCAGGGCGGTCATTTCCGCGCTCCAAATTTCAAACCCCGCGGCCGCTCTGCCCCGCTCCCCCCGCTCCCCGGCCCTCGCGCACCCGCACCCCGACCCGCTCCTCTCGCTGCAACAGGGCCCCACATGGACCCGCACCGCGCCTCCGTCTCTGTGGCTGGCTGGGACGCCCGTGAGAAAGGCCCGAGAGGGCGGTTTGCCCGTTTCGAAACCCCACCCCCGAGACGAGGACGCGAAAACCCTTGCCCGTTTTACCCCTGCGGATCTGAGCTGCTGCTCCTGATTGATTCGCTGCCTTGCATTCTCCTCCTGGCTCCTGCCAATCTTGCAATTTGAATTGGAGAagttgagagagagagggagagagggagagagagagagagagagggcagaGTTCGCGGCCCAGTTCTTGAATCCAGGTGAGTTGAATGCGAGCAGCCACACTCTCTGATAGTCTGATTGCCTCTTTGTTCAAGTCTTCGCAGTTCTTGAGAGAAGCTcttgtttttttctctctctctctcctttcttctcGCTCGATTGACGGCGGTAGAATTCCTCCGCTCTGGATTAGTTTGGTTAGTTCATTCCGTTcgtttcctctccctctcccacgCCGTAGCTCTGCCGCGGCGCGAGCGTGCCGATTGGCGGCGTTCCGGCTGCATACACGCCGCTCGATTCTGACGCCGGTATGGATTCTAGGGCCGCGGCCACCGATTCTCCGGCGCCGCTTTCTAGTCCTGCAGTAGTGTAGTTCCTGCGATTAATTTTTGCTCCGAGGCGCGTTAGGGAGAATAAaaatggagttttttttttcttttgggtcTGATGAATTGGTTCGTCGTTGGTTTTGTTTTGCAGGGAGAGGATTGGAGGGAGGAGCTGCCGCTggtgccccgccggccgccgatgGGCCGGAGACTGAGCCCGCTGCTCCGGCAGGAGCTGGACAACCTCGACAAGGACGCCgacagccgccgcgccgccatgaagGCGCTCAAGTCTTACGCCAGGCACCTCGACTCCAAGTCCATCCCGCACTTCCTCGCCGAGGTCTCCGacacggcggccgccggcggaggcgccgccgccgccgcgggcctccCCGCCGGCGAGTTCACCATCTCGCTCTACGAGGTGCTGGCCCGGGTGCACGGCCGCAACATCGTGCCGCAGATCGGCAACATCATGGCCACCATCATGGGCACGCTCTCCTCCAGCGGGGGCTCCTTCCCGCTCCACCAGGCGTGCTCCAAGGTGGTGCCCGCCATCGCGCGGCACGGCATcgacccggccgcgcccgacgccGAGAAGGCCGGCATCATCGCCTCCCTCTGCAAGCCGCTCTGCGGCGCGCTGATGGGGAGCCAGGACGGCGCGGCGTCGGGGGCGGCGCTCTGCCTCAAGGCGCTCGTGGAGTCCAGCAACTGGAGGTATGCGTCCGGCGAGATGGTGAACGAGGTCTGCTTGAAGGTGGCCGGGGCGATGCACGACAAGGCGACGCGGTCCAATGCGCACATGGGCCTGGCGATGGCGCTGGTGAAGCACAATGGCCTGATTGCAGAGGCGTACGCGAGGTCCATTGTGCGGTCCGGGCTGCAGATTCTTGATGGGGACACAGCGGAGAGCAGCTCCCAGAAGCGCCTCTCGGCGATCCAGATGATCAATTTCTTCATGAAGTTTGTTGATCCTAGGTGCTTGTCTTCAGAGCTTGGCAAGGTGATTGATGTCATGGAGCAATGCCAGAATGACCACATGCCATTTGTCCGTGGTGCTGCGTTTGAGGCATCTCAGAGTGCCAAGAGCATCGCTGCACAGAAGGGGTCAAGGCATGAGGTTGGCACAAGCCCAATGATTGGCTCCAACTTTCATAAGAGAAGAGCGAAGAGCCCTTGCAGGAGCCTCTGGAGTGCCAAGGGCAGCCCTGCAAGCTCCACAGTGGCTGCTTCACCAGTTCAGTTCCGATCCCCTGAATCACATGTTGTGGATTCATCCCTCATGAATGGCAGTACGATCACTGAATCTCCGGTCTCAGTGGGGCAGTCCTCTTGCAACTTTGATCAGAGTCGGCGCACGAACAGGAGGTTGTGGAACAATGATGGTGTGGATGTTTCACTGAAGGATTGCTTATTCATTCAACTCTGCTCAAATAGCAAGGATTATGAAgatgacttgggcgaggtctgTGACAGTGAGGTGACTGATGCTAACTTTGAGTGCACTGACACATTTGCAGGATTTGTGTCACCAAGCCACAATGGCACCATATCAAGAGACAGGACTCCCAGTCCCAAGGTACACATTTATGTTTCTGTGCTGTTTTATTATTTCTCAAAGATTGCTTCATGTACTGTACCAGTGTACCTCAGCTGAGCTAGTAATTATGCCATTTCATTTCTGCCTTAGGCTTATGATAAACCGATCAGTATTGATGATGTGAAGTTATACTCAACGCCAAGGAAGCTTCTTCGATCACTTCAGAGGTCATATGATTCTGACTCTGCTAGGCATGATGGACATTCCACTGCAAAACACAACAGCTCGTCATCATCAGATGAGGAACT
This genomic interval from Panicum virgatum strain AP13 chromosome 8K, P.virgatum_v5, whole genome shotgun sequence contains the following:
- the LOC120644743 gene encoding protein SINE1-like, yielding MGRRLSPLLRQELDNLDKDADSRRAAMKALKSYARHLDSKSIPHFLAEVSDTAAAGGGAAAAAGLPAGEFTISLYEVLARVHGRNIVPQIGNIMATIMGTLSSSGGSFPLHQACSKVVPAIARHGIDPAAPDAEKAGIIASLCKPLCGALMGSQDGAASGAALCLKALVESSNWRYASGEMVNEVCLKVAGAMHDKATRSNAHMGLAMALVKHNGLIAEAYARSIVRSGLQILDGDTAESSSQKRLSAIQMINFFMKFVDPRCLSSELGKVIDVMEQCQNDHMPFVRGAAFEASQSAKSIAAQKGSRHEVGTSPMIGSNFHKRRAKSPCRSLWSAKGSPASSTVAASPVQFRSPESHVVDSSLMNGSTITESPVSVGQSSCNFDQSRRTNRRLWNNDGVDVSLKDCLFIQLCSNSKDYEDDLGEVCDSEVTDANFECTDTFAGFVSPSHNGTISRDRTPSPKAYDKPISIDDVKLYSTPRKLLRSLQRSYDSDSARHDGHSTAKHNSSSSSDEELAETSEEVPSLHLDNKAVEMKDENETIDMQNSNGRIETLSSKEESGLSAIEAENTSGKASPEIERKENDVCVTSSRGKTRTYRTKFTFLLSMIVIVLAVFAVLIRIDNYDDSVGLVPT